The region gaatcaGAAACAAAATACCTTAAAAAGAGTTAACAGTCAAAGCTATTATGCTACAAATTAACAAAGGCAAAGCAGTAAAATTATAGTCTCTACTATACTAACAAtctttttcaattcaattacTAGTTGCGCTGAATCTGCGGCCCCAATCCAAGCCACTCCTCCGCCTTCGGCGGCGGCACCGGCGCTGCCTTCCTTGCCGCCGCTGGATAAGGCGCATTTGCGGTGACTCTGTCCCGCCTCTTCTCCAAGAACCGCGCCAAAGAATTCTTCCTAGCAATCGGTAAATCTGCAACCAAATAAACAGAAATTGTTAATTTCACtaccacaaaattaaaaaatccccaaaatctAGGGTTTCGGTTGCTCACCAGAATCAAGAGACGGCTGAGCGGCCACGAAGGCAGGCACACCGGAGGCAGACTCGGCGGCGGGAGGCGGAACGACCACGGCGCTGGACTTGCTAGCTAAAGCTAGGATCTCCTGCGCCTTATCCGCCGGAAAGTCATTGAAGACCATGACCTGTCCGCCGTAGAATATCGTCATCGGTGCAGTCTCCACCGCCGATTTAGCGTTTCTGTTGCCGGAATTCTCAATCGCCGACAGAAAATTCACCGTCTCCGTTGGAGCATCTAGGTCAAGGAAAATTCAAAATTGAGATCGAGAATCTAGCAACGAAGCGGAAAAGGAAAGGAATCGAGTAAATCGAAGATGGATTTAATGAATACCTTTGATTTCGGGGGTAGGAGTCAAGCCGAGGGTGAGGTCGCCGAAGGTGCCCTTCTCCTTGAGATACTGGCTGAGGAGGCTGCAGGTCTGGGAGAAATTGGACCTGGTAGCGGCGGCGGAGAGTCGGACGGAATCGACGATGTCGAAGGAAGCCATATATTTCAAACTCCGGCGAGGATTAGGAGTGTACGGTAAAGGTAGAAGGCATGTGATTGCTTTGAGATGAAATAAATGTGGGCAAAGTGAGGggatttatatataaatatgtggTTGGAATGAATGAATTAAGAGAGAGAGGAACAGGAAAATGAGCACGAGGAATATGTATGTGGCgtttgtaattaaaaaaaaaattaaaaaaaaaataatgctaCGCAGCCCACATTATaaccagccataaattaattaaataataaaaaaaattaatttttttttaaatttttagtttaatggtacttgattttacttttatatcatcttcattatattatgctcaacatgttagtgttgctctttcgtagtttttgatcaacttattactactgtcatttattgattgttgctcaacgtatacagtaattcgtgatattaatgtattttacgtaatgaaattcaaagataagtatcaactcacaagtccattcacacacatataagtttatatcgataattctaatttttttatatatgtaaataGACTAAATCAACTCTTTATGGTCGATTagattatggccatttagcatcacttaAAAAAAATAGGGGAGACCCTACCTTAGCTTGGCTGCAGAATCGTCTGACTTTGAAATTGGGCGAGGTAGGGGTAGGGGGGTAGGGGGTAAGGGGGTGGGTGGAATTGAACTATTGAAATTTGAAGGGTTGAAACACGTGGTGTTTGTTTTCTATCAAAAGGGAGTACGTGGCGTGTTTGCTTTGCAACTTGTGCTGTAACGCCGTTATCACGGCGTTTGCCTTTTTTTTTGCCCCCTGTTTTGCCACTTGCTTTTTTTGGTCGACCTTGTTTGTAACTTtagtttcaaatttcaatttatttttttcatttattaaactATCAAAATAATATTCTGTATAGAgatgatagttttatttttttcattcattaaattatcaaaattgAAAACTTATTTCTGTTTGTAGGAATTTTTTTCTCCATTTCTTCTCTCTCTAGCATTACTTATTTTTTCTCCATTGTCTATTGTAATTTGCTGCAcgttaaaatttattttgtttgtaatatgactatttttcgtggacaaatAAATAATTGAGTAATAAAGTACTGACGGTGTTTATTTCGtaaaattactttatttttcactttatatTAGAGAGTGCTGATGAAAAAAATACTTCATttgttcataaaaaaaatactccagttatatttgtgaataatatggtgtttaatgtgtaattggtaaGATATGTGAGAGAAATATTAAAAGAggaaatggtgaaaaataaaactatttttcatgAGCGATGGATACGTTCCTAACGAATTAAATATCTATAcaatatataaaaggggagttttggggGTATTTAGGGAAATGCCATTTTAAAAtagatattattatttaaataaaactgTTTTTTTTTAACTGAATTGAAATATTAATCGTGTGTTTGTGTGGCCTCTCAATCGGAGAGTGGGAGGTTTTACACACTTACATTTCAGTTTCTTGAGAGGTTGAAGTAGTGGCATGCGTGCCATTGATTATCTTCATTATTATAATTACTGCATGTTTCTGTATATATAGATTCATCGAATAGAGGAAAGGACATAATTATCTGAGAATTACTATAATTAACAGCATTGGCCGTAGAGACCTTCACTTTAGGGAATTAGCAATGGGGAGCCCTaagggcgcgccacgtcagcagttttatcctcctacctcctcaTCTGCAGTGGGGCTTCctaacgagatttaaatagaaaatcaaaaccgcgtgccatcgtccgcgtcgatcgtccgcgacctccacaatggggcggacgatggcgcggacgatgctatcctccgcgaccgaagtataggacgcgactatcgtccgcaccctatggcacgcacccgcaattggtgcggacgatggatggcgcggacgatgcgcgccattgggcgtgccatcgtccgcccattgcggatgctcttaggagtAAGGAGTATGTATTGGTTAATCTATTAGCCGTAGAGGCCTTCACTTCTGGCGACCACGGTGAGGGACGGGGCCGGGATCTCAAACGAGCCGATGTGGCGGTCCAAAGTCGTGGCTTGGGAGACGGCGCTGCTGATACATGCGATGAAGGATGCGTTTGATTTGATCATGGTTGGGCGGAGGACACACCGCAGTTGATGGGATTAAGTTAATGCAATGACTCGCCGCGCTAATCTTACCTTTCCTCTCTCGATTTTGGTGGTGCAGCACCAGAATGTTAAAGTCTAATTTAATTAAGAAGTAACTAAATTGTAGTTCACATAATTACTTGTGAATATCAATATGTATATTGGAGGCTAGCTCACGGGATTATTTTACTAATAATAGTACattactatttttataaatttgtaatggtgatatatatttataatcatAATAGATTTGATTGATTCTATGTATAATGTTGTgatgttttagtttttattgaTTCTATTATTTCTTTAGTTATGTTGATATCAAATTAATATTGAAATAGTTAATTGGGTTCGTATTTTTATGGAAGACGTGAGTGcatctattttaaaaataaaaaactttaaTTATGTTCGTTTAGTTCATACTAGGTGGTAGTGTATGAAAAAGTTTTCCAAAATTTATGGGTAATTCCTCTTTTGTCAAATTCTTTAATACGACATGTTTTTATCTTTTACTATGATTTAACAATGGAATATTACagagattaattatttcatgtaTTTATTATTGATCTATAATTATTGTATACAttgttatttattatttttatataatgatattaatatttctaattttatttatttaatttataatttaaaacaatattttaaaaacatcTTAGTCCGTGCATAGCAATACtagtaataatatataaaaggaGAGTTTGGAAACATTATATTTTGTGAGTATTAATTTTACcatgttaattaatttataatctcaAATCAATGTTTGAAAATATCTTAGTCCGTGCATAGCACAgggtgtgatactagtttaTATTAAACCGTAAGAAGTGAACCActatttatttgatttgaaaTTATGGCTAATAACATTAGCAATTACGGTTGAATGGGTGTGATTTGTTGCCTCGCGATAGGGTTAGGGATAGAGTGAACGTGCCAATCTTTGAGATTCTTatttatatgtattttttaagtTATGTTATAGGGGTAGTAATTTATAAGGATGGAGTgtcaaaaaaatattactactaatcACTCGAAAAAGATTATGATATAGTACTTTTTATGGATGGATATTATTTATAATTCGTACCAAATTATTACATCGAATGTACTTATTTAacattttcgaacttgaacttGATCATATATCTAAATGATAGTAAAATCTTAAATTATGGTAGTAGCAGTAGTAGTATTCTTTAAATTTGATAGTGATTCTCCTATGAGCATTAGCAGTGGGCGCCCTAAGGGACGTCCTAAAGctcgccctatgcaccgccacgtcaacattttatcctcctacccttccacctgcagtggggcgccctataagccgccctataagtttcactattgttttgttaattaatttaaatgttttcaaatatgtcaatgcaaaataattaaaaaaataccacgattaattaaaaacggcaaatcctacattgattaaaaaaagttttacacgagttagaaatgaaaaaaagttgactactctacaaaagtcccaacttgcggcgcagctcatcgatcatcccctggaggtattcggctttggccgggtcctgacattgcatgagggtgttgtgcgtgtccaacaacgtcctccggttggcggcctctgccattttatagtgtaatttgagtgtggaaaagtgaatggaaaggttacaaatgaaggtggggtagggggtatttatataaataaatttttcggaattaaaaaataaaataaaaaaataaaaatgcgtTGAATCATCCGCGTCGCCCATAGTGGgtggacgatgcatcgggcatcatccgcgcacccacagtggacGGACGATGCATCGCCctaggcatcgggcggcctatcgtccgccccattgcggatgctatAATGCCAACAAATTTCCAGCATGATATCTTAACATtatctaaaatttttaaaatttgtcatGTGTATATTTTTAGAGTTCGGGAAGTGTCTAGATATATATGtttaatagtataaatttttaaaatttgtcatTATATGTATAAGGGCATGGATCAcataattatgaaataaaatgtcaTAGAACTCATTCAAGAATATGTCACATCTTTTATGCATACACCTATACAAGCACGTACGACacatttttttagaaaataaataagttaCATTATTTAACTAAACTAAATTTCTCTAAAAATCACTAATAAGTGGTGAATAATAATTctaaaatataggaaaaaaattacattttaggTTATTTGATCATATAActtcaaaataaataagttaTCTATCCTCTCAAACTGAACATAAAAAGCAGGTAGAAAAATTGAACATAACCAACAATAAGACTAGAAAGAAAAGTTTCTAACTAGTAAGCAACTCTTGAAAGAGGTGTAAGTTTTATGTCTCACATATGTGACATGTGATAGAATCCTAAATAGAATTGGATTTTTGATATAATATATTAACTTGGTATAAGACACATTTTACCCTAATTAATTGGCtatcaattaattattgtattaattgGAATGGAAATTAGCCATTAATCAATAAGGGACGTTGTCAATTTTGATTAGtaattatataattaactaATACCTAAAGAGAATATATGtgaatatatatgtatgtcGTTGATTGCCATTAATTGGAATGAATATTTCATTCCCTTGGTTATTAAGGAAAGGAACGTATGtacatatatttatgatttgaTTAGAATTGATTGTGATCAATTAGTAGTATCAATTTATATTCTTGATCAATAAGAAACATTCATATTAGCCACTTTGATGGAAAGGGCATTAATGTTTGATAATTAGGGTTTGTCCTCTCTCTGCCTATAAATATAAGTGTGGTGATCCCATCAAAACACACACATTACAGAGAACACATAAATGCCTATAAATATAAGTGTGGTGATCCCATCAAAACACACACATTACAGAGAACACATAAAcgagggaaagagagagaaataaatcctTGGAGTTGAGTCACTGCACCAAAGTCTGAGGAAGTTCTCTCCGTCTTCCCCAATCGCTTTCGCTATGGATCATAAAGGTAAGTTTCCGATCCATTATGTTTATGGTTAATACGTGAAATATATGATGTTCAAATATCTTGCTTTATTCATATTCAAATATGTATTCTTGaatatattatgataaataatttcctacatgtggtatcagagcatggTTGAGAACTCATGTATTTTCGTATTACTGAAACCATAATTTTTGaactttgatttgattttgttaGATTATGAAACTACatgaaatatatatgtatgtatgtattacTGCATACGTACAACTGAAagttattaaatgaaatgatttCTTATGATAGCATAAAACGAATGCTTAGTGAATTGAATCAACTCCAAGCttgttttggttttgattttgatgaATTCTTGTTCATATGCTCTCGCTAACTATGATTGAGGTTACGATTATGTGCAGTTTTTTATGCCTATATAATATTGCGCAGATCGTTTATTTTAATTGTGATGTATTGAGATTTGGTTTTGAGTATGTTATATTTCCATAAACCGTAATCTTATTTCCATAGTTTTGATTATGGATatctttaattgattaattgtgAATTTATATTTGTATGCTTTCTACTGATAATTAATGATTTCAATGTTTGAAATATTTGTTTCCAAATTGATTATGTTTATGTATATGGAATTGATTTGGGTATATTAATTGTGTATACtgtatataaattaagtttgAATATATGTATTGGTGAATTGATAAATATTTCATGA is a window of Salvia splendens isolate huo1 chromosome 3, SspV2, whole genome shotgun sequence DNA encoding:
- the LOC121793422 gene encoding protein TIFY 10a-like; amino-acid sequence: MASFDIVDSVRLSAAATRSNFSQTCSLLSQYLKEKGTFGDLTLGLTPTPEIKDAPTETVNFLSAIENSGNRNAKSAVETAPMTIFYGGQVMVFNDFPADKAQEILALASKSSAVVVPPPAAESASGVPAFVAAQPSLDSDLPIARKNSLARFLEKRRDRVTANAPYPAAARKAAPVPPPKAEEWLGLGPQIQRN